One region of Microbacterium rhizosphaerae genomic DNA includes:
- a CDS encoding aromatic ring-opening dioxygenase LigA, translated as MSESTAVGQGAARTTPVEGSVAPPARSLGLVKTVGVIGIIAGIFMIVAGVIAYAAVSNELRAEKIIVSDDAAAFAGQPVAGPFTAYAQAEVIQKHALASSGGKTYAELSSDDPARQTMMTASFLRASLFTSVVAFGVAALVVGLGILFVLFGWGLHRTASAPVIVKPAVLAP; from the coding sequence ATGTCGGAATCCACCGCAGTAGGGCAGGGCGCAGCACGGACCACACCGGTCGAAGGGTCCGTCGCGCCGCCCGCGCGCAGCCTCGGGCTCGTCAAGACCGTCGGCGTCATCGGCATCATCGCGGGCATCTTCATGATCGTCGCCGGCGTGATCGCCTATGCGGCGGTGTCCAACGAGCTGCGCGCCGAGAAGATCATCGTGTCCGACGACGCCGCGGCCTTCGCCGGCCAGCCCGTCGCGGGTCCCTTCACGGCCTACGCCCAGGCCGAGGTCATCCAGAAGCACGCCCTCGCCTCGTCGGGCGGCAAGACGTATGCGGAGCTGAGCTCGGACGACCCCGCGCGCCAGACGATGATGACGGCATCCTTCCTGCGCGCGTCGCTGTTCACGTCGGTGGTCGCCTTCGGGGTCGCCGCGCTCGTGGTGGGGCTCGGCATCCTGTTCGTCCTCTTCGGGTGGGGACTGCACCGGACGGCGTCCGCCCCGGTGATCGTGAAGCCCGCAGTCCTCGCACCCTGA
- the ctaE gene encoding aa3-type cytochrome oxidase subunit III gives MGNVTTPATYNQALRTVKRPDPVAVGTIVWLGSEVMFFAGLFAIYFTLRSTSPGLWAEMTQHLNVPYAFVNTVILVLSSVTCQMGVFAAERFQPYTVPSNKRWSRWGMVPWFYLTFAMGAIFVSGQVWEYSQLVMEGMPIQANAYASAFYLTTGFHALHVTGGLIAFLLVIGRAYAVRNFGRKEMTTAIVVSYYWHFVDVVWIALFAVIYFIR, from the coding sequence ATGGGGAATGTGACGACCCCCGCTACTTACAACCAGGCCCTGCGCACCGTGAAGAGGCCCGACCCGGTGGCCGTCGGCACGATCGTCTGGCTCGGCAGCGAAGTGATGTTCTTCGCCGGTCTCTTCGCGATCTACTTCACACTGCGCAGCACGTCGCCCGGCCTGTGGGCCGAGATGACCCAGCACCTGAACGTGCCCTACGCGTTCGTGAACACCGTCATCCTCGTGCTGTCCTCCGTGACGTGCCAGATGGGCGTCTTCGCCGCGGAGCGCTTCCAGCCGTACACGGTGCCGAGCAACAAGCGCTGGAGCCGTTGGGGGATGGTCCCCTGGTTCTACCTGACGTTCGCCATGGGCGCCATCTTCGTCTCCGGCCAGGTGTGGGAGTACTCGCAGCTGGTCATGGAGGGCATGCCCATCCAGGCGAACGCGTACGCCTCCGCGTTCTACCTGACCACCGGCTTCCACGCCCTCCACGTGACGGGCGGCCTCATCGCATTCCTGCTGGTGATCGGCCGCGCCTACGCCGTCCGGAACTTCGGCCGCAAGGAGATGACCACCGCGATCGTCGTGTCGTACTACTGGCACTTCGTCGACGTGGTGTGGATCGCCCTGTTCGCCGTCATCTACTTCATCCGATAG
- the qcrB gene encoding cytochrome bc1 complex cytochrome b subunit translates to MKEKPLGGSFVGWASNYIDERTSLSGFVKELGRKIFPDHWSFMLGEIALWSFVAVLLSGTFLTFFFQASMVTTHYTGTFIPMRGVEMSAALDSTLNLSFDIRGGLLVRQIHHWAALTFVAGIGVHMLRIFFTGAFRKPRELNWVIGFILFILAMAEGFTGYSLPDDLLSGNGLRIIEGMILGIPVIGTWTSFLLFGGEFPGTAIVGRLYTLHILLLPAILVGLLVLHLMLMVINKHTQFAGPGRRNSNVVGYPMMPIYMSKMGGFFFITFGVIVLIASLFTINPIWNYGPYDPSPVSAGTQPDWYIGFADGALRLVPPHLEFVWLDHTWSFNILIPLGVIGLFIVLVLIYPFIEGWVTGDKREHHIAQRPRNAPTRTAIGVAGVIFYAVLWAAASSDIIATHFSLTMEGVIHALQILLIVGPIIGYFVAKRIAIGLQKKDREIVLHGYESGRIVRLPGGEYIEVHQPVDEYERFKLADFEINEPLIVRPNAKGRIPWHEQLRSGMSRWFFEDRLIPLTQAELEAHTHHQHEELDEMAETEAAEIQGAHTRAGFPDAPLRPVDTSKSGEIPVRPTSVLATDQNAPRNGDRDVRAASDSEPNPASDTDAVSSPEPSAAAEVDGDEDTRDKP, encoded by the coding sequence GTGAAGGAGAAGCCCCTCGGCGGTAGCTTCGTCGGCTGGGCCTCCAATTACATCGACGAGCGCACGAGCCTCTCCGGCTTCGTGAAGGAGCTCGGCCGCAAGATCTTCCCCGACCACTGGTCGTTCATGCTCGGCGAGATCGCGCTGTGGAGCTTCGTGGCCGTCCTGCTCTCGGGAACGTTCCTGACGTTCTTCTTCCAGGCCTCGATGGTCACGACGCACTACACGGGAACCTTCATCCCGATGCGCGGGGTCGAGATGTCGGCGGCGCTGGACTCCACGCTGAACCTGTCGTTCGACATCCGCGGCGGCCTGCTCGTCCGTCAGATCCACCACTGGGCGGCGCTGACATTCGTCGCGGGCATCGGCGTGCACATGCTGCGCATCTTCTTCACGGGCGCGTTCCGGAAGCCGCGCGAGCTGAACTGGGTGATCGGCTTCATCCTGTTCATCCTGGCGATGGCCGAGGGCTTCACGGGCTACTCGCTGCCGGACGACCTGCTCTCGGGCAACGGCCTGCGCATCATCGAGGGCATGATCCTCGGGATCCCGGTGATCGGCACGTGGACGTCGTTCCTGCTGTTCGGCGGAGAGTTCCCGGGCACCGCCATCGTGGGGCGTCTGTACACTCTCCACATCCTGCTGCTCCCGGCGATCCTCGTCGGTCTGCTCGTGCTGCACCTGATGCTGATGGTGATCAACAAGCACACGCAGTTCGCCGGACCCGGTCGCCGCAACAGCAACGTCGTGGGCTACCCGATGATGCCGATCTACATGTCGAAGATGGGCGGCTTCTTCTTCATCACCTTCGGCGTGATCGTGCTCATCGCTTCGCTGTTCACGATCAACCCGATCTGGAACTACGGCCCGTACGACCCGTCCCCGGTCTCGGCCGGTACGCAGCCCGACTGGTACATCGGCTTCGCCGACGGCGCGCTGCGTCTCGTGCCACCTCACCTCGAGTTCGTATGGCTGGATCACACGTGGTCCTTCAACATCCTGATCCCGCTCGGTGTGATCGGCCTGTTCATCGTCCTCGTGCTCATCTATCCCTTCATCGAGGGCTGGGTGACCGGCGACAAGCGCGAGCACCACATCGCGCAGCGTCCGCGCAACGCTCCGACGCGCACCGCGATCGGCGTGGCCGGCGTCATCTTCTACGCGGTGCTGTGGGCCGCGGCATCCTCCGACATCATCGCCACGCACTTCTCGCTGACGATGGAGGGCGTCATCCACGCGCTGCAGATCCTCCTCATCGTCGGACCGATCATCGGCTACTTCGTCGCCAAGCGCATCGCGATCGGTCTGCAGAAGAAGGACCGCGAGATCGTCCTGCACGGCTACGAGTCGGGTCGCATCGTCCGCCTCCCCGGCGGCGAGTACATCGAGGTCCACCAGCCCGTCGACGAGTACGAGCGCTTCAAGCTGGCCGACTTCGAGATCAACGAGCCGCTCATCGTCCGTCCGAACGCAAAGGGCCGGATCCCGTGGCACGAGCAGCTGCGTTCCGGAATGTCGCGCTGGTTCTTCGAGGACCGTCTCATCCCCCTCACGCAGGCGGAGCTGGAGGCGCACACGCACCACCAGCACGAAGAGCTGGATGAGATGGCCGAGACCGAGGCGGCGGAGATCCAGGGCGCGCACACGCGGGCGGGCTTCCCCGACGCGCCGCTGCGTCCCGTGGACACATCGAAGAGCGGTGAGATCCCGGTCCGTCCGACGAGCGTGCTGGCGACCGACCAGAACGCGCCTCGAAACGGCGACCGCGATGTCCGCGCTGCGTCCGACAGCGAGCCGAACCCGGCGTCCGACACGGACGCGGTCTCGTCCCCCGAGCCGTCCGCAGCGGCAGAGGTCGACGGCGATGAGGACACTCGCGACAAGCCGTAG
- a CDS encoding PP2C family protein-serine/threonine phosphatase, with protein sequence MAAAASDAGRFRSENQDAAFTASWGAGVADGVGGGPAGDLASAAFLRRLAAAHVDVRDEDDLAERLRGANWDLRAHVWRDPSLEGMATTFTGIVVARGGHVLIGHSGDSRAYRLRAGVATRETRDDSLVQSLVDHGLLAPEAAASHPRRNIVTASMTGAEDDHVTVGRADAAVGDRWLFCSDGLTDYVPEERIFATLARPLKPARVAAELVAIALAAPTRDNVTVVVCDIADGDADAGERPVFYGAAAGLFAEELEELDDDVDDDAGDTRG encoded by the coding sequence ATCGCAGCGGCCGCCTCTGACGCCGGCCGCTTCCGCTCCGAGAACCAGGACGCCGCTTTCACGGCATCCTGGGGAGCGGGAGTGGCCGATGGCGTTGGGGGCGGACCGGCGGGCGATCTCGCGTCTGCGGCCTTCTTGAGGCGCCTCGCGGCCGCGCACGTCGACGTGCGCGACGAGGACGACCTCGCCGAGCGCCTCCGCGGCGCGAACTGGGATCTACGGGCCCACGTCTGGCGCGACCCGTCGCTCGAGGGCATGGCCACGACCTTCACCGGCATCGTGGTCGCACGGGGCGGCCACGTTCTGATCGGCCATTCCGGCGACTCGCGGGCCTACCGGCTCCGCGCCGGGGTTGCGACGCGTGAGACGCGCGACGACTCGCTGGTGCAGAGTCTCGTCGACCACGGCCTGCTGGCGCCGGAGGCGGCTGCATCCCATCCCCGTCGCAACATCGTCACCGCTTCGATGACCGGGGCTGAGGACGATCATGTGACCGTCGGACGCGCGGACGCCGCGGTGGGCGACCGGTGGCTGTTCTGCAGCGACGGACTCACGGACTACGTGCCCGAGGAGCGGATCTTCGCGACGCTCGCGCGCCCGCTCAAGCCTGCGCGTGTCGCCGCAGAGCTCGTCGCGATCGCACTAGCGGCCCCGACGCGCGACAACGTCACGGTGGTGGTGTGCGACATCGCCGACGGCGACGCGGACGCGGGGGAGCGGCCTGTGTTCTACGGGGCGGCCGCCGGCCTCTTCGCGGAGGAGCTGGAGGAGCTCGACGACGATGTCGATGACGACGCGGGCGATACGCGCGGCTGA
- the ctaC gene encoding aa3-type cytochrome oxidase subunit II yields the protein MHSKRRLRWAVIPLGIATAVTLAGCSPTELHGFLPGFDASGVPTTNRTDMVASLWVNSWIVLLGVGIITWGLMLWAMVAYRRRKGQVGLPVQLRYNMPIEIFYTIVPFILILGMFAFTARDQATIETVDEHPDVSIIAIAKQWAWDFQYNGTQSDHSDAVWSMGVQAQPRASDGNYDQSKLPTLYLPVNKTVRIDLQSRDVIHSFWIIDFLYKKDMYIGRDNSWSFTPTREGTYAGKCAELCGEYHSAMLFNVKVVSEAEYQQHLSDLRDAGQTGDITDAYDRLNNVPGTDATNLEGGK from the coding sequence GTGCACTCGAAACGACGCCTCCGCTGGGCCGTCATCCCCCTCGGGATCGCAACGGCAGTCACCCTCGCGGGATGCTCGCCCACCGAACTTCACGGCTTCCTGCCCGGCTTCGATGCGTCCGGCGTGCCTACGACGAACCGCACCGATATGGTGGCGAGCCTGTGGGTCAACTCGTGGATCGTGCTGCTCGGCGTCGGCATCATCACGTGGGGCCTGATGCTGTGGGCGATGGTCGCCTACCGGCGCCGCAAGGGCCAGGTCGGGCTCCCGGTGCAGCTGCGCTACAACATGCCGATCGAGATCTTCTACACGATCGTGCCGTTCATCCTCATCCTCGGCATGTTCGCCTTCACGGCACGCGACCAGGCCACGATCGAGACGGTCGACGAGCATCCCGACGTGTCGATCATCGCGATCGCGAAGCAGTGGGCGTGGGACTTCCAGTACAACGGCACGCAGTCGGATCACTCGGACGCCGTGTGGTCCATGGGCGTGCAGGCGCAGCCGCGAGCGTCCGACGGCAACTACGACCAGTCGAAGCTTCCGACCCTGTACCTGCCGGTGAACAAGACGGTGCGCATCGACCTCCAGTCGCGCGACGTCATCCACTCGTTCTGGATCATCGACTTCCTCTACAAGAAGGACATGTACATCGGCCGCGACAACTCGTGGTCCTTCACGCCGACGCGTGAGGGCACGTACGCCGGCAAGTGCGCCGAGCTCTGCGGCGAATACCACTCGGCGATGCTCTTCAATGTGAAGGTCGTCAGCGAGGCGGAGTACCAGCAGCACCTCTCCGACCTGCGCGACGCGGGCCAGACCGGTGACATCACCGATGCGTACGACCGGCTGAACAATGTTCCCGGCACGGACGCGACCAACCTCGAGGGAGGTAAGTGA
- the ctaD gene encoding aa3-type cytochrome oxidase subunit I, with translation MATTLPLQESQGRPTTLPPRQAALLSSTRVGQKGNIVVKWITSTDHKTIGYMYLIASVLFFMLGGVMALIIRAELFEPGMQIIPTKEQYNQLFTMHGTIMLLMFATPLFAGFANAILPLQIGAPDVAFPRLNAFAFWLFLFGSTIAVAGFLTPQGAAGFGWFAYQPLASATFSPGAGGNLWMLGLGMSGFGTILGAVNFITTVITMRAPGMTMWRMPIFSWNALITSILVLMAFPVLAAALLAAAADRVLGSHIYDPHNGGVLLWEHLFWFFGHPEVYIIALPFFGIVSEVFPVFSRKPIFGYKTLVYATISIAALSVAVWAHHMYVTGAVLLPFFALMTMLIAVPTGVKIFNWIGTMWRGSVTFETPMVFALGFLVSFVFGGLTGVILAAPPLDFHLSDSYFVVAHFHYVVFGTVVFAMFAGFYFWWPKWTGRMLNERLGMIHFWMLFIGFHMTFLIQHWLGVDGMPRRYADYAASDGFTWMNQVSTIGAMLLGASMIPFLLNVWITARKAPRVTVNDPWGYGASLEWATSCPPPRHNFTSIPRIRSERPAFDLNHPEAAEYPVSAETHETVVVAGEAK, from the coding sequence ATGGCGACGACGCTTCCGCTGCAGGAGTCCCAGGGCCGCCCGACGACCCTTCCGCCGCGCCAGGCGGCTCTGCTGAGCTCGACGCGCGTCGGACAGAAGGGCAACATCGTCGTCAAGTGGATCACCTCCACTGACCACAAGACGATCGGGTACATGTACCTGATCGCCTCGGTGCTGTTCTTCATGCTGGGCGGCGTGATGGCCCTGATCATCCGCGCCGAGCTCTTCGAGCCGGGGATGCAGATCATCCCGACGAAGGAGCAGTACAACCAGCTGTTCACGATGCACGGCACGATCATGCTGCTCATGTTCGCGACGCCGCTGTTCGCGGGCTTCGCGAACGCGATCCTGCCGCTGCAGATCGGCGCGCCCGACGTCGCGTTCCCGCGACTGAACGCCTTCGCGTTCTGGCTGTTCCTCTTCGGCTCGACGATCGCCGTCGCCGGCTTCCTCACTCCGCAGGGCGCGGCGGGCTTCGGATGGTTCGCCTATCAGCCATTGGCGAGCGCGACCTTCTCCCCGGGCGCTGGTGGAAACCTCTGGATGCTCGGTCTGGGCATGAGCGGCTTCGGTACCATCCTCGGCGCCGTGAACTTCATCACGACGGTCATCACGATGCGCGCGCCCGGCATGACCATGTGGCGTATGCCGATCTTCTCCTGGAACGCGCTCATCACGAGCATCCTGGTCCTAATGGCGTTCCCGGTCCTGGCGGCCGCCCTCCTCGCTGCGGCAGCCGACCGTGTGCTCGGCTCGCACATCTACGACCCGCACAACGGCGGCGTCCTCCTGTGGGAGCACCTGTTCTGGTTCTTCGGCCACCCCGAGGTGTACATCATCGCGCTGCCGTTCTTCGGCATCGTCTCCGAGGTGTTCCCCGTCTTCAGCCGGAAGCCCATCTTCGGATACAAGACCCTCGTCTATGCGACGATCTCGATCGCTGCCCTTTCGGTCGCGGTGTGGGCCCACCACATGTACGTCACCGGCGCCGTGCTGCTGCCCTTCTTCGCGCTGATGACGATGCTGATCGCCGTGCCGACGGGCGTGAAGATCTTCAACTGGATCGGCACGATGTGGCGAGGATCGGTCACGTTCGAGACACCGATGGTGTTCGCGCTCGGCTTCCTGGTCTCCTTCGTGTTCGGTGGCCTGACCGGTGTGATCCTCGCCGCTCCGCCGCTCGACTTCCACCTGTCCGACTCGTACTTCGTCGTCGCCCACTTCCACTACGTGGTGTTCGGCACGGTCGTGTTCGCCATGTTCGCCGGCTTCTACTTCTGGTGGCCGAAGTGGACGGGGCGCATGCTCAACGAGCGACTCGGCATGATCCACTTCTGGATGCTGTTCATCGGCTTCCACATGACGTTCCTCATCCAGCACTGGCTGGGTGTCGACGGGATGCCCCGCCGCTACGCGGACTATGCCGCATCCGACGGCTTCACGTGGATGAACCAGGTCTCGACGATCGGCGCGATGCTTCTCGGGGCATCCATGATCCCGTTCCTGCTGAACGTGTGGATCACTGCGCGCAAGGCACCGCGGGTGACGGTCAACGACCCGTGGGGATACGGCGCGTCGCTGGAGTGGGCGACGTCGTGCCCGCCACCGCGGCACAACTTCACGTCGATCCCGCGCATCCGCAGCGAGCGTCCCGCGTTCGACCTGAACCACCCGGAGGCAGCCGAGTACCCGGTGTCCGCCGAAACCCACGAGACTGTGGTCGTCGCAGGAGAGGCGAAGTAG
- the qcrA gene encoding cytochrome bc1 complex Rieske iron-sulfur subunit, with product MSHEDDPLEHERASWQPSPGLAVAVTDPVQNPELPQHRERVTDSDPAAMKRAVRTVYTLFYLSVAGSIWAIAAYMLFPIEDGQPVAIRNNNLFIGLGIALALLALGIGAIHWSKAIMSDKEYIEPRHATRGRDTTREAAVEAFALANEESGFGRRAVIRNSLIAAVVASIAPGITLFRGLAPEDTPERPNAGNPVYLLSHTMWKEGSRLAHDPSGTPIKASDVTLGSAFHVIPEDLAAISHSEGYLEQKAKAIVLLMRLPQDQLHPSPGKEDWAYDGIVAYSKVCTHVGCPVALYEQQTHHLLCPCHQSQFDITHEAAVIFGPAARPLPQLPITVDSEGYLVARSDFHEPVGPSFWERH from the coding sequence ATGTCACACGAGGACGACCCGCTCGAGCACGAGAGAGCTTCGTGGCAGCCGTCTCCGGGACTCGCTGTCGCGGTGACCGACCCCGTGCAGAACCCCGAGCTGCCGCAGCACCGCGAGCGGGTGACAGACAGCGATCCCGCCGCCATGAAGCGCGCGGTGCGCACGGTCTACACGCTGTTCTACCTGTCGGTCGCCGGAAGCATCTGGGCCATCGCCGCCTACATGCTGTTCCCGATCGAGGACGGCCAGCCCGTCGCGATCCGCAACAACAACCTCTTCATCGGCCTCGGCATCGCCCTGGCGCTCCTGGCTCTCGGTATCGGCGCCATCCACTGGTCCAAGGCGATCATGTCGGACAAGGAGTACATCGAGCCCCGTCACGCGACGCGCGGTCGCGACACCACGCGCGAGGCGGCCGTCGAGGCCTTCGCGCTCGCCAACGAGGAGTCCGGATTCGGCCGCCGCGCCGTGATCCGCAACTCGCTGATCGCCGCCGTCGTCGCCTCGATCGCACCCGGAATCACGCTGTTCCGCGGCCTCGCACCCGAGGACACGCCCGAGCGCCCCAACGCCGGCAACCCCGTCTACCTCCTGAGCCACACGATGTGGAAGGAGGGGAGCCGCCTGGCGCACGACCCGAGCGGCACCCCGATCAAGGCGTCCGACGTCACGCTCGGCTCGGCGTTCCACGTGATCCCCGAGGACCTCGCGGCCATCAGCCACAGCGAGGGCTACCTCGAGCAGAAGGCCAAGGCCATCGTTCTGCTGATGCGCCTGCCGCAGGACCAGCTGCATCCCTCCCCCGGCAAGGAGGACTGGGCCTACGACGGAATCGTCGCCTACTCCAAGGTGTGCACGCACGTCGGCTGCCCGGTGGCTCTATACGAGCAGCAGACGCACCATCTGCTGTGCCCCTGCCACCAGTCGCAGTTCGACATCACCCACGAAGCCGCGGTCATCTTCGGCCCGGCGGCCCGTCCGCTGCCGCAGCTTCCGATCACCGTCGACTCCGAGGGCTACCTGGTCGCCCGGAGCGACTTCCACGAACCCGTCGGCCCGAGCTTCTGGGAGCGCCATTGA
- the trpD gene encoding anthranilate phosphoribosyltransferase gives MTDLYAWPDILSALLERRDLSVSESTWAMRQVMEGAATPSQLAGFLVALRAKGETVDEVVGFRDAILEAARPLPVPAGVLDIVGTGGDRFGTVNVSTMSAIVAAASGIPVVKHGNKAASSSSGSSDVLRELGVELMLEPEAVAEVLERTGITFVFASAFHPGFGHAGPTRAELGVPTVFNFLGPLCNPARAEANAVGVAQMDRVPLITGVFRTRGATALVFRGDDGLDELTTTGHSRMWEVSLGDIHEHDIDPRDLGIRLARIDELIGGSPAQNADVVRRTVAGEEGAVRDIVLLNAAAGIVAYQLFREPALVQRPILERLAEAKDAAAAAIDGGAAARKLEEWVAATRELAV, from the coding sequence GTGACCGATCTGTACGCGTGGCCCGACATCCTGTCAGCGCTGCTGGAGCGCCGCGATCTGAGCGTCTCCGAGTCCACGTGGGCGATGCGTCAGGTCATGGAGGGCGCGGCGACGCCCTCGCAGCTCGCGGGTTTCCTGGTGGCCCTTCGCGCCAAGGGCGAGACGGTCGACGAGGTCGTCGGGTTCCGCGACGCGATCCTCGAAGCGGCGCGGCCGCTGCCGGTCCCGGCCGGCGTCCTCGACATCGTCGGCACCGGTGGCGACCGCTTCGGCACGGTGAACGTCTCGACGATGTCGGCGATCGTGGCCGCTGCATCCGGCATCCCCGTCGTCAAGCACGGGAACAAGGCGGCGAGCTCGTCGTCGGGGTCGTCCGACGTCCTCCGCGAGCTCGGCGTCGAGCTGATGCTCGAGCCGGAGGCCGTGGCCGAGGTGCTCGAGCGCACCGGTATCACCTTCGTCTTCGCCTCGGCCTTCCACCCCGGCTTCGGGCACGCCGGACCGACGCGCGCCGAGCTCGGGGTCCCGACGGTCTTCAACTTCCTCGGCCCGTTGTGCAATCCCGCCCGCGCCGAGGCCAATGCCGTCGGCGTCGCCCAGATGGACCGTGTGCCGCTCATCACGGGCGTCTTCCGCACACGCGGCGCGACGGCCCTGGTCTTCCGCGGCGACGACGGACTCGATGAACTGACGACCACGGGGCACAGCCGGATGTGGGAGGTCAGCCTCGGCGACATCCACGAGCACGACATCGACCCGCGGGATCTCGGCATCCGTCTCGCCCGCATCGACGAGCTGATCGGCGGCTCGCCCGCGCAGAACGCCGACGTGGTGCGCCGCACGGTCGCCGGCGAGGAGGGCGCGGTGCGGGACATCGTGCTCCTGAACGCCGCGGCCGGGATCGTCGCCTACCAGCTGTTCCGCGAGCCGGCGCTCGTGCAGCGGCCCATCCTCGAGCGACTCGCCGAGGCGAAGGATGCCGCGGCCGCGGCGATCGACGGCGGTGCCGCCGCCCGCAAGCTCGAGGAGTGGGTCGCCGCGACGCGCGAGCTCGCCGTCTGA
- a CDS encoding cytochrome c oxidase subunit 4: protein MRTNTGLWWILCAFFLIVAALYTGWNILEHGEPEWVGTVALLFTALMSALIAFYMQRVHRAQGGELPEDVLTADIDDGDPELGEFSPWSWWPIVLASAAALGMIGLAVGTWMMPIGIAVFVVAIVGWVYEYYRGYFAR, encoded by the coding sequence ATGCGCACCAACACCGGCCTCTGGTGGATCCTCTGCGCCTTCTTCCTCATCGTCGCGGCGCTGTACACGGGATGGAACATCCTCGAGCATGGCGAGCCCGAGTGGGTCGGCACTGTCGCCCTGCTGTTCACGGCTCTCATGTCCGCGCTGATCGCGTTCTACATGCAGCGCGTGCACCGCGCCCAGGGCGGTGAGCTGCCCGAGGACGTGCTCACGGCCGACATCGACGACGGCGACCCCGAGCTCGGCGAGTTCTCGCCCTGGTCGTGGTGGCCCATCGTGCTCGCATCGGCGGCTGCCCTCGGCATGATCGGCCTGGCGGTCGGCACGTGGATGATGCCCATCGGGATCGCCGTGTTCGTCGTGGCCATCGTGGGATGGGTCTACGAGTACTACCGCGGGTACTTCGCTCGCTGA
- the qcrC gene encoding cytochrome bc1 complex diheme cytochrome c subunit, whose translation MAREKKRRQIGRRSRVATAALIGAGLLLTGGIYAGASAAMAATDDGSKTAVSASTVEDGKKLFQANCATCHGLDLQGTVNGPSLYGVGELAVHFQVSTGRMPLQMQGPQAPAKPPQFTTEQINAIAAYVQSVAPGPTYPSAEIIDGKGNVAEGAELFRINCAMCHNVAAAGGALTEGKFAPSLDKTTPLNMYAAMVTGPQNMPVFSDMNLTPDQKRNIISAILYLQKNNSPGGFDLGNLGPVSEGLFIWIFGIGALIAITVWITAKSN comes from the coding sequence ATGGCACGAGAGAAGAAGCGCCGCCAGATCGGACGCCGTAGCCGAGTCGCCACCGCCGCACTCATCGGAGCGGGTCTCCTGTTGACCGGCGGCATCTACGCCGGTGCGTCCGCGGCGATGGCCGCGACCGACGACGGGTCGAAGACCGCGGTGAGCGCCAGCACCGTCGAGGACGGCAAGAAGCTCTTCCAGGCGAACTGCGCGACCTGTCACGGTCTCGACCTCCAGGGCACCGTCAACGGCCCGTCGCTCTACGGTGTCGGCGAGCTCGCGGTGCACTTCCAGGTGTCGACCGGTCGCATGCCGCTGCAGATGCAGGGACCGCAGGCGCCGGCCAAGCCCCCGCAGTTCACCACCGAGCAGATCAATGCCATCGCGGCGTACGTCCAGTCGGTCGCGCCCGGCCCGACCTATCCTTCCGCCGAGATCATCGACGGCAAGGGCAACGTCGCCGAGGGCGCCGAGCTGTTCCGCATCAACTGCGCGATGTGCCACAACGTGGCCGCCGCCGGTGGCGCGCTCACCGAGGGCAAGTTCGCGCCGTCGCTCGACAAGACGACTCCGCTCAACATGTACGCGGCCATGGTCACGGGCCCGCAGAACATGCCGGTGTTCAGCGACATGAACCTCACACCGGATCAGAAGCGCAACATCATCTCGGCGATCCTGTACCTGCAGAAGAACAACTCGCCCGGAGGCTTCGACCTCGGCAATCTCGGCCCCGTCTCCGAGGGCCTCTTCATCTGGATCTTCGGCATCGGCGCTCTGATCGCCATCACCGTGTGGATCACGGCGAAGTCCAACTGA